The Halomonas sp. KG2 genome contains a region encoding:
- the cydD gene encoding thiol reductant ABC exporter subunit CydD: MATSQSGQIIPLTSRSWLKSLARRERKKLTLAAICGVLAGGLTVLLVVGLAWAIDQLVIHGRSPASLTVFFLGLMSVVLLRSLLQAMQEASSAEASLRIRQHAREALLNKVATLGPVWLTRQQSGAIATQAVEHIDALDGYFARFYPQMRIVVALPLLILCIVGWLDYLVAIFLLLSAPLIPLFMALVGMGAERLNRDQFMAVSRLSAHFVDRVRGMTTLQLFGHTKSAQKDVWYATDDYRRLSMRTLRLAFLSSAVLEFFASVAIAVVAMYVGFGLLGYIDYGPSSSLTLFTGLAVLLLAPEFFQPLRTLSQHYHDRAAALGAAESIVAILNEPDLVPSATSVPHSENTVIEFCGAGVGYEGRATVLSNLNATIRCGDVVAITGESGSGKSSILALMAGFMMPSSGECRYRHSGQVAWLDQTPCIIQGSLADNLRLAAPEADQASMVRALQRAGLGELLSQLANGLESLVGERGVGLSGGQAQRLTLARVYLSEAQLVLLDEPTASLDSITEKAVIQALLDWAKEGRTLVIATHHPALVAVANRHFTCKAGQLIEATV; the protein is encoded by the coding sequence ATGGCCACCTCTCAATCCGGTCAGATAATACCCTTAACTTCACGCTCGTGGTTGAAATCGCTTGCTCGGCGTGAACGCAAAAAGCTCACGCTAGCAGCGATATGTGGCGTGCTTGCAGGGGGACTTACGGTTTTATTAGTGGTGGGGCTGGCATGGGCTATTGATCAGCTTGTCATTCATGGTCGCTCACCGGCATCACTGACCGTTTTTTTTCTGGGATTGATGTCAGTGGTACTACTTCGCTCACTGCTTCAAGCAATGCAAGAAGCCAGTAGTGCAGAGGCAAGTCTTCGTATTCGCCAGCATGCGCGAGAGGCATTGCTAAATAAGGTGGCGACGCTTGGGCCCGTTTGGCTTACTCGCCAACAGAGTGGGGCGATAGCGACTCAGGCGGTAGAGCATATTGACGCGTTGGACGGTTATTTCGCGCGTTTTTATCCTCAGATGAGGATTGTCGTCGCCTTACCGTTACTTATCCTTTGCATTGTTGGATGGCTGGACTACCTTGTGGCCATCTTTTTGTTGCTTTCTGCACCGCTTATCCCGCTTTTTATGGCGTTGGTAGGTATGGGCGCTGAGCGTTTGAATCGTGATCAATTCATGGCTGTGTCGCGTTTGTCGGCCCACTTTGTAGATCGAGTCAGAGGGATGACGACGCTCCAGCTGTTTGGCCATACCAAGTCAGCACAAAAAGATGTTTGGTATGCCACCGATGACTACCGACGACTAAGTATGCGCACGCTGCGTCTAGCGTTCCTATCATCAGCGGTACTTGAGTTTTTTGCATCCGTGGCGATTGCGGTTGTGGCCATGTATGTCGGTTTTGGTCTGCTTGGTTATATCGACTATGGACCATCTTCCTCTCTAACTCTCTTCACTGGGCTAGCCGTTTTATTGCTGGCACCCGAGTTTTTTCAGCCTCTACGAACGCTATCCCAGCACTATCATGACCGCGCAGCAGCATTAGGGGCGGCTGAAAGTATCGTGGCAATACTTAACGAGCCAGATCTGGTCCCTTCAGCCACGTCAGTGCCTCATTCAGAGAATACAGTTATTGAGTTTTGCGGGGCTGGTGTTGGATATGAGGGGCGTGCCACGGTCTTGTCTAACCTGAACGCCACCATCCGATGCGGTGACGTGGTTGCTATCACTGGTGAATCAGGTAGCGGCAAATCATCCATCCTAGCCTTAATGGCTGGTTTTATGATGCCTAGCAGCGGTGAGTGCCGCTATCGTCACAGTGGTCAGGTCGCGTGGCTGGATCAAACGCCTTGCATTATTCAGGGCAGTCTTGCCGATAACTTGCGCTTAGCCGCTCCTGAGGCTGATCAAGCGTCAATGGTGCGAGCACTGCAACGGGCAGGGCTCGGTGAGTTGTTATCCCAGCTAGCAAATGGTCTGGAAAGCCTGGTAGGCGAGCGTGGTGTCGGGCTCTCCGGGGGGCAAGCACAGCGTCTTACGCTGGCGCGTGTCTACCTTAGCGAGGCGCAACTGGTTTTGTTAGATGAGCCAACGGCTAGTCTTGATTCTATTACTGAGAAGGCTGTCATTCAGGCACTGTTAGATTGGGCAAAGGAAGGCCGTACGCTAGTTATTGCAACGCACCACCCTGCGCTGGTAGCCGTTGCTAATCGTCATTTTACCTGTAAAGCCGGTCAGCTTATTGAGGCGACGGTATGA
- a CDS encoding calcium/sodium antiporter: MLLPFLAVVLGLVLLVWSAEKFIDGAAATSRWLGLSPLLIGMLVIGFGTSAPEMMVSVLAAMQGNPGLAVGNAYGSNIANIGLVLGFVALLAPLAVHSGVIRKEMPLLIGVMLLTGYMLYDGWISRAEAVLLLGALALFIGVSIVRSRGQQDDPLVGEVSEALDSKPMSRGKALMWTLVGLVLLIASSRILVWGAVEIAVAFGVSDLIIGLTVVAIGTSLPELASSISALRRKEHDMVLGNVVGSNLFNSLAVVGLAGVITPIEVGREVLIRDWSVMTFMTLMMVFFAFSWRGRPRRINRIEGGVLFSMFIAYTGYMVSLVVMS; this comes from the coding sequence ATGTTGCTCCCTTTTTTGGCGGTAGTTTTGGGATTGGTGCTTCTTGTATGGAGCGCCGAGAAATTTATCGATGGTGCTGCAGCTACCTCTAGGTGGTTAGGACTATCGCCTCTATTAATTGGCATGCTGGTTATTGGTTTTGGCACCTCTGCACCAGAAATGATGGTGTCAGTGTTGGCGGCCATGCAAGGAAATCCTGGCTTAGCGGTAGGTAACGCCTATGGTTCCAATATCGCTAATATTGGCCTTGTTTTAGGTTTTGTCGCGTTGCTCGCTCCTTTAGCAGTGCATTCTGGTGTGATCCGTAAGGAGATGCCGCTGTTGATCGGTGTCATGCTTCTGACGGGTTATATGCTTTATGACGGTTGGATTTCTCGGGCGGAAGCCGTCTTACTGCTAGGCGCATTGGCGCTCTTTATTGGGGTTAGTATTGTTCGTTCACGAGGGCAGCAAGACGACCCGCTAGTGGGTGAAGTGTCAGAAGCGCTGGATAGTAAGCCCATGTCTCGTGGCAAGGCGCTTATGTGGACGTTAGTTGGTCTGGTGTTGTTGATTGCTAGCTCGCGCATCTTAGTGTGGGGGGCGGTTGAAATAGCGGTAGCCTTTGGGGTGAGCGACTTAATTATTGGGCTAACCGTTGTAGCAATAGGAACGTCCTTACCAGAACTTGCTTCCTCTATCAGCGCTTTGCGGCGCAAAGAGCATGATATGGTGCTGGGTAATGTCGTAGGCTCTAACCTATTTAACAGCTTGGCTGTGGTAGGTCTTGCCGGCGTCATTACGCCAATTGAAGTGGGGCGCGAGGTGCTAATTCGTGATTGGAGCGTCATGACCTTTATGACCCTCATGATGGTGTTCTTTGCTTTCTCTTGGCGGGGGCGCCCGCGGCGTATAAACCGTATCGAGGGTGGCGTGCTGTTCTCTATGTTCATTGCTTACACTGGCTATATGGTTAGCCTTGTAGTGATGTCCTAA
- the pqiB gene encoding intermembrane transport protein PqiB, whose product MANDSTPKKADTNDSNDLHRAKSSPQTRLSPIWIVPIVAVVIGLWLAYDNYASRGTLVTLTMDSAEGIEAGSTLIRSRNVEIGRVQNVRLSDDLSHAVMTARIQPEAEAMLREDSRFWVVKPRIGREGISGLGTVLSGAYIQLEAGQSDEPEREFTVSDTPPVAPAGQAGLQISLVSQLGNSLRIGDPVSYQGYTVGRVEDTRFDAESRTMHHQVFIEEPYGQLVTDSTRFWTSSGVDFQLDADGVRVNVESLEALLGGGVTFGVPEDLPMGQPVEPNARFNLYADENTAREGTFNQYLEYVLLVDDTVRGLSKGAPVEFRGVRIGTVASVPWNFTAPQPDSRSQFAIPVLIRIEPQRLGIENADIDIEQWDSRFKRLFGLGLRASLKNGSLLTGALFVDLNFQRDLADEYVAETFSERTVFPTVAGGFAQIQAQVTSLLEKLNALEVEPLLAGLDRNLQASESMLNEIRQVSTSINQLLNDPDTQAIGGNVNATLEELRSTLQGVSPSSPAYQDLTTAIQRLDRLMRDLQPLTRTLNENPRALLFDNLDTQDPVPRAPR is encoded by the coding sequence ATGGCTAATGATTCAACACCAAAGAAAGCCGATACCAACGACAGCAACGATTTACATCGTGCGAAGTCATCACCGCAAACACGGCTCTCTCCGATTTGGATCGTGCCAATCGTTGCTGTTGTGATTGGACTGTGGCTCGCCTACGACAACTACGCCAGCCGAGGCACGCTCGTTACACTAACGATGGACAGCGCGGAAGGTATCGAAGCGGGCAGCACGCTTATTCGCAGCCGCAATGTTGAAATAGGCAGAGTCCAAAACGTTCGCTTATCTGATGACCTTTCCCACGCCGTCATGACCGCCCGCATCCAACCAGAAGCGGAAGCGATGCTTAGGGAAGATAGCCGATTCTGGGTGGTAAAGCCGCGCATTGGCCGTGAGGGTATTAGCGGGCTGGGCACGGTATTGTCGGGTGCCTATATTCAGCTAGAGGCAGGTCAGTCTGATGAACCTGAGCGCGAGTTTACGGTAAGTGATACACCACCGGTTGCGCCAGCTGGGCAGGCTGGTTTGCAAATCAGCTTAGTCAGTCAACTGGGCAACTCACTACGTATAGGCGACCCTGTTTCTTATCAGGGCTATACCGTAGGACGAGTTGAAGACACTCGGTTTGACGCGGAATCTCGCACCATGCACCACCAAGTATTTATTGAAGAACCCTACGGCCAGTTGGTAACGGATAGCACTCGATTTTGGACATCGAGCGGTGTTGATTTCCAACTAGATGCCGATGGTGTACGTGTCAACGTGGAGTCTCTTGAAGCATTACTGGGAGGCGGCGTTACATTTGGTGTACCAGAAGACTTGCCCATGGGGCAACCCGTAGAGCCCAATGCACGCTTTAATCTCTATGCGGATGAAAATACTGCCCGGGAAGGAACCTTCAATCAGTATTTAGAGTACGTGCTATTGGTTGATGATACCGTTCGCGGGTTATCGAAAGGTGCGCCCGTCGAATTTCGCGGCGTAAGAATCGGCACTGTTGCATCGGTGCCCTGGAATTTTACTGCTCCACAGCCCGACTCACGTTCTCAGTTTGCCATCCCGGTGCTGATTCGAATCGAGCCTCAGCGCTTGGGCATTGAGAATGCCGACATTGATATAGAGCAGTGGGACTCGCGCTTTAAGCGCCTCTTCGGCTTAGGGCTGCGTGCATCACTCAAAAATGGCAGCCTATTAACGGGTGCACTTTTCGTTGATCTTAATTTTCAACGCGACTTGGCTGATGAATATGTCGCCGAAACGTTCTCAGAGCGAACCGTATTCCCTACCGTCGCTGGTGGCTTTGCACAGATCCAAGCGCAGGTAACCAGCCTGCTTGAGAAATTAAACGCGCTTGAAGTTGAGCCATTACTTGCAGGTTTAGACCGAAACTTACAAGCATCTGAAAGTATGCTCAACGAAATACGCCAAGTAAGCACCTCCATCAACCAGTTGCTGAATGACCCCGACACTCAGGCAATCGGCGGAAACGTAAATGCAACTCTTGAAGAGCTACGTAGCACCTTGCAAGGTGTATCGCCATCATCGCCAGCCTATCAAGATTTAACAACGGCTATTCAACGGCTGGATCGATTAATGCGCGACTTACAACCACTTACTCGCACATTAAATGAAAACCCAAGAGCGCTCTTATTCGACAACCTGGATACTCAAGATCCCGTGCCTCGCGCACCACGCTAA
- a CDS encoding ABC-type transport auxiliary lipoprotein family protein yields the protein MRYKAIRYLSLFGLCILLSACASSVTPPSRYMLPSENAVSSPNQPIGTLQVRSPRLAHYLDVDGIVMQLDDITLNEAREHQWAESIGRQLERALRAQLSQELTSIQVVHADGNAPEALTLLLEVDQFQGRHDGRAVTSGQWQLRGEDNNLLALKSFSAETELQQDGYPALVRSLGESWDKVALQIANEIRKGNYFQM from the coding sequence ATGCGCTATAAGGCAATCCGCTATTTATCACTATTTGGCCTTTGCATACTGCTAAGTGCTTGTGCCAGCAGTGTCACACCGCCCTCTCGTTACATGCTACCAAGCGAAAATGCAGTAAGTTCGCCAAACCAGCCGATTGGCACACTGCAGGTGCGATCACCACGTTTAGCACATTATCTGGATGTAGACGGTATCGTCATGCAGCTTGATGACATCACCCTAAATGAAGCCCGCGAACACCAATGGGCTGAAAGTATTGGACGCCAATTAGAACGTGCATTGCGTGCTCAGCTATCCCAAGAGCTCACGTCCATCCAGGTCGTTCATGCTGATGGCAATGCACCTGAAGCGCTCACATTACTACTTGAAGTTGATCAATTTCAGGGGCGGCACGACGGGCGAGCGGTCACCAGTGGTCAATGGCAGTTACGCGGTGAAGATAACAACCTACTTGCGCTAAAAAGTTTTTCTGCAGAGACCGAGCTCCAGCAGGACGGCTACCCTGCTCTCGTTCGCTCGCTTGGCGAAAGCTGGGACAAGGTGGCCCTGCAAATCGCCAACGAGATCCGCAAAGGAAATTATTTTCAGATGTGA
- a CDS encoding paraquat-inducible protein A, producing MNSPQVDCHPPEARAQRRRLRACHECDWVSALPPLGSGEKASCPRCSHVLVKRHRYPAQRSMALALSSLIALLAAVSFPFVSFSISGIGNRIELSQTATTLIAFHQPVVAIAVIMTIVVLPAIYLIGVIWLQFGLLRGHPMPFSHDIARSLARLTPWMMADVFIVGALVSLIKIAGMAHVELGISFWAFSAFAVLLLLTTQSIDSDWMWFSLEKEPLAPEGTLTGTTAASQGVTGCPTCGLINRLNEHGKGRCLRCQEKLHPRLPHSLQRTWALLFAAAVMYIPANVYPIMITTSLGHSSPSTIIGGVVQLIQMGSWPVAVVIFVASVIVPVGKLVALVWLCMVIKHSNELNAQSRTRLYRLTEFIGRWSMVDVFVVAILVALIRAGSLMSITPGPAALAFAAVVVLTMLAAMTFDPRLIWDTPPPRSTRRNTATKETVDG from the coding sequence GTGAACTCACCACAGGTCGACTGCCACCCTCCTGAAGCACGTGCCCAGCGTAGACGCCTACGCGCCTGTCATGAGTGTGACTGGGTGTCTGCACTCCCTCCACTCGGCTCTGGAGAGAAAGCATCCTGCCCACGCTGTTCACATGTACTGGTAAAGCGGCATCGCTATCCTGCTCAGAGAAGCATGGCGCTAGCGCTTTCATCCTTGATAGCGCTACTTGCAGCAGTGTCATTTCCGTTTGTTAGCTTTAGCATCAGCGGCATTGGTAATCGTATAGAGCTTTCACAGACTGCCACTACGCTCATCGCGTTTCATCAGCCTGTTGTCGCTATCGCTGTCATTATGACCATTGTTGTGCTGCCCGCTATTTATCTAATTGGCGTGATCTGGCTTCAGTTTGGTTTACTTCGCGGTCATCCAATGCCATTTAGTCATGATATCGCTCGTTCACTAGCGAGGCTTACCCCATGGATGATGGCGGATGTCTTCATCGTTGGGGCACTGGTGAGTTTGATAAAAATAGCGGGCATGGCACACGTTGAATTAGGCATCTCCTTCTGGGCGTTCAGCGCGTTTGCCGTCCTTTTACTGTTAACAACACAATCCATTGATTCAGATTGGATGTGGTTCTCTTTAGAGAAAGAACCTCTCGCGCCAGAAGGCACTCTCACAGGAACGACTGCGGCAAGCCAAGGGGTAACCGGCTGCCCAACTTGCGGCCTAATTAATCGCCTTAATGAGCATGGCAAGGGGCGCTGTCTGCGCTGCCAAGAAAAGCTCCACCCACGATTACCCCACAGCTTACAACGCACCTGGGCACTGCTTTTTGCAGCAGCGGTGATGTATATCCCTGCCAATGTATACCCTATTATGATCACTACCAGCTTAGGGCACTCATCACCCTCAACGATCATCGGTGGGGTTGTTCAACTGATCCAAATGGGCTCCTGGCCCGTGGCCGTGGTTATCTTTGTGGCGAGTGTTATTGTTCCCGTTGGTAAGCTGGTCGCACTGGTTTGGCTGTGTATGGTCATAAAGCATAGCAACGAGCTCAACGCACAAAGCCGAACTCGACTTTATCGGCTAACTGAATTTATAGGCCGATGGTCCATGGTTGATGTATTTGTAGTTGCCATATTAGTTGCTCTAATTCGCGCTGGGTCGTTAATGTCAATTACACCAGGGCCGGCTGCGCTCGCGTTTGCTGCCGTCGTTGTGCTCACAATGTTAGCAGCCATGACGTTTGATCCGCGCTTAATTTGGGACACTCCGCCCCCTCGCTCTACACGCCGTAACACGGCCACCAAGGAAACTGTTGATGGCTAA
- a CDS encoding DEAD/DEAH box helicase, with the protein MSFSELGLHDDLLRAVTAQGYTQPTPIQQKAIPVVLEGRDMLASAQTGTGKTAGFTLPMLQRLANGKRPGKRQVRALVLTPTRELAAQVGESVTAYGKHLSLRSHIIFGGVGQQPQVDALKAGLDVLVATPGRLLDLHQQGHVDLSAVEILVLDEADRMLDMGFIHDIKRLLRLVPKQRQNLLFSATFSNDIQLLAQQLLNNPALIEVAPRNTTAEKIEQTIYRVDRDKKRELLAHLIQQHGWFQVLVFTRTKHGANRLAEQLSKQDIPAMAIHGNKSQGARTRALGAFKSGDLQVLVATDIAARGLDINELPHVVNFDLPNVAEDYVHRIGRTGRAGSDGEAVSLVCVDEHGLLSGIERLIKQNLPKRIEPGFEPDPNAKPEPIENGRRGQKQPRAKRKPEGQAANTGGERRRRARR; encoded by the coding sequence ATGAGCTTTTCTGAACTTGGTCTGCACGACGATTTACTACGCGCGGTTACCGCGCAGGGCTATACGCAGCCTACCCCTATTCAACAAAAAGCTATCCCCGTTGTACTTGAAGGTCGCGACATGCTCGCCAGTGCACAAACTGGCACAGGCAAAACCGCCGGCTTTACGTTGCCCATGTTACAGCGGTTAGCGAATGGCAAACGTCCTGGCAAACGCCAAGTACGCGCGTTAGTGCTCACGCCTACGCGCGAGCTTGCTGCCCAGGTAGGCGAAAGCGTAACCGCTTACGGCAAGCACCTCTCTTTACGCTCGCATATTATTTTCGGCGGTGTTGGCCAACAGCCACAAGTGGATGCACTCAAAGCGGGACTTGATGTGCTGGTGGCCACGCCAGGTCGGCTACTAGATTTGCATCAACAAGGCCATGTCGATCTATCGGCCGTCGAAATCCTGGTGCTCGACGAAGCTGATCGTATGCTCGACATGGGATTCATCCATGATATCAAGCGTCTATTGCGTTTAGTGCCGAAACAGCGTCAAAACCTGCTGTTCTCTGCAACATTCTCCAACGACATACAGTTATTGGCGCAACAGCTGCTCAACAACCCAGCATTAATAGAAGTCGCACCTCGCAACACGACTGCTGAAAAAATTGAGCAAACCATTTATCGAGTAGATCGTGATAAAAAACGCGAGCTGCTGGCCCATTTAATTCAGCAGCATGGCTGGTTTCAGGTACTCGTTTTCACACGCACCAAACATGGCGCGAACCGCTTAGCAGAGCAGCTTTCTAAGCAGGACATACCCGCCATGGCCATCCATGGCAATAAGAGCCAAGGGGCTAGAACACGTGCACTAGGTGCTTTCAAAAGCGGTGATTTGCAGGTACTTGTCGCCACTGATATTGCCGCTCGCGGGCTAGATATCAACGAACTTCCTCATGTCGTTAATTTCGACTTACCCAATGTGGCAGAGGATTATGTTCACCGCATTGGACGCACCGGCCGTGCGGGCAGCGATGGCGAAGCAGTTTCGCTCGTATGTGTCGACGAACACGGCTTGCTGAGTGGGATTGAGCGTCTTATCAAGCAGAACCTGCCTAAACGTATCGAACCTGGTTTTGAACCTGACCCCAACGCCAAGCCCGAGCCGATTGAAAATGGTCGCCGTGGTCAGAAACAGCCTCGCGCCAAGCGCAAACCGGAAGGACAAGCAGCCAATACAGGCGGTGAACGTCGTCGTCGCGCCCGTCGCTAG